From the genome of Gemmatimonadota bacterium:
AGGGCCTGGAGGCGGGGTTGCGGGAGGAGGCACTCGCGGGTTACTGCGAACGGAGCGCCGACCCCCACGCGGGTGGGAAGATGGACGTGTATCATGCCATACTTCCCGTGCAATGGTCCGTGCGGGTCCTGTCCCTGATCGAAGGGTACGGCCGGCAGGCGGTCCAGCCCTGGAACGTACCCCGGCCGCCGGAGGCGCTGTGGGAGGATGTGGAGCGCTACATCGGGCTGGCTGCTCAGCGTCTGGTATAGCCCAGCCGCCTCAGCTCCTGCTCTTTCTTCCGCCAGGAGGGCCGGACCTTGACCCGCAGGTCGAGGTAGACGGGTCGGTCCAGGAATTCGACGATGGCCTTCCTCGCGGACGATCCGATGCGTTTGAGCATGCGCCCGTTCTTGCCGATGATGATGCCCTTCTGGGAATCCCGTTCGATGATGATGCCGGCCTGGATGAACGCCGTGCCGTTGGGACGGTCCGTGAAGTCCTCCACGATCACGGCCGACGCGTAGGGCAGCTCCTCGTGCAGGGCCAGGAACAGGTGCTCGCGGATGATTTCCCCCACGAAGAACCGCTCCGGCTGGTCCGTGAGCATGTCGGCGGGGTAGAGCGCCGGACCCGCTGGAAGCGCGCGGATCACGGCGGACAGCAGTGGTTCGAGGCCGTCTCCCTTGAGGGCGGACACGGGCACGATTTCGGTGAAGGGGAACCGGCCCGCGGCCCGGTCGATCATGGGCAGCAGGGAAGTCCTGGACGTCCGGTCAATCTTGTTGATGGCCAGGATGACCGGTCCGCGGCTCTGCTCGAGGAAGCCGGCGACCCGGTCGTCGAGATCGCGTTCGAAACGGGTGGCGTCCACGATGGCCACGGCCGCGTCCGAGTCGTGCAGCGTATGGACCGCGGACTGCAGCATGTATTCCTGTAGCCGGTAGCCGGGTTCGAGCAGTCCGGGCGTATCGAGGAAAAGGACCTGGCAGTCGTCTTTCGTCAGAATGCCCAGTACCCGCTGGCGGGTGGTCTGGGGCCTCGGCGTCACGATGGAAAGCCGGTGCTGCAGCAGCGCGTTCATCAGGGTGGATTTGCCCACGTTCGGTTTTCCGACCAGGGCCACGAACCCCGCGCGATGGGATCCGTCGCCGGCGGCGCCTGCCATATGCCCTGCCATCTGCCCGGTGCTTTCCATGAGATGCTATCCGGTTATGAGTCCCGCTTTCCCTCCGACGATTTCAAAGGGCAGGTTCCTGGCTTTGGTAAACTCGGAATAGGCCTGCAAAGCGCCGTCAAATGTCTGATCCGGCTGACAGTCGTCGATCAGTATGACACCGCCAGGTACAAGCAGGGGATAGATTGCTTCCAGTGTCCGAATCGTCGGAAGATACAGGTCGACGTCGAGAAGGACTACAGCCAGGGTACCGATACGTGCCCAGTCCACCTCCTCGCAATCGCCGGGGATGACTTCGAAGTAGTCGTATCCTTGCTTGCGCAGGTTCTTCTCGTAGACCTTGGGGGACGCGTAACCAAAACGGTCGATCTCCCTTTTGAGTTTACCGCGATACGCTACTTCATGGTCCATCGACTCCGACGTAAAACCTCGAAAGGTATCGACGAAAACCACTCTGTCATTGTAGCCCGCACTGCGCATATGCTCCAGAAGAAAAACGGAAGTATGTCCCCATCCGACACCGATCTCACACACGGCGCCACCCTTTCCCCGGTTTTTGTCAATCGCCTGGGTCAGAAAAGAAAGCATGGCTGGGTTGATCGCATAGGGATAAGAAGGTAAAATGAAATCCCTGAAGGGCCTTGGCGTGTGATATGCCAGGAACCTTGCGATCTTATCCAGTGAGCCGGATAGCTCGGTTATTTTGCTCATAGACATCCTGCGCGACAAACTGCGATATCCGTGTTGACCGATCTTACCAGCGTGCTACCGGTCCGTGTTAGTCCCAAATCCTTAGTGTCATTGTCCCGATCGGCAGTTTGGCAGATTCAGACTACTCAAGTCGTTTCTGGGCAGATTGCGTAGCGATGGGGGGATGCATCCGGTCAGTCTATTGCCCGATATGCTCAAACGGATCAAAGCAGGTAGGTCGGCGAGAGTCCGTGGGAATGCACCGGTGAACCTGTTACTGAAGAGCAGAAGTTCCTGCAAGTTGCTAAGGTTTCCGAACCACAATGGGATCCTGCCGCTCAACATGTTCTGTCCAACATGAAAATACCACACTGTCGATAATCCACCAAGCGCCGATGGCAATGATCCTGTAAACCGGTTTGCTCCGAGGCAGAGGAATCCTACGGATGACAGATTGCCCAATTCCGATGGTATTGGGCCGCTTGGCTGGTTGACACACAGATCGAAGTCGGTGCCCGATGTTAGATTCCCCAGTGTGGAAGGTATAGACCCGGTCAAGAGGTTGCGGTCGAGTTTGAAGTTAATCACGTTCTGGAGATTGCCTAATGACGAAGGTATCGTTCCACTCAGGTTATTTGCCCCGAGATTAAAGTCAATCAAGTTTGAAAGATCGCCCAGTACCCGTGGTATCGTTCCAGTCAGCCTATTGGTGTAGAGATCCAGCACCCTCAGGTTATCGAGATTGGCCAGTTCCCTGGGAATCGGGCCTCTGAGGTTATTTCTTCTCAGCCTGAGCTCGGTCACCTGACCATCTGCATCGTCGGTCACACCGTACCATTCCCCTGGCGGCACGTCACTCAGCCAGTTTGAGCTGTTCAACCAGTCTGGTCCTCCCGTGGTGGTGTAAAACTCCACCAATATGTCCCGGTCCGTATCGGGTATATCCACGACGACATCGATACGTGCGGATACCGTTCCCGATTCGCCGGTTATCTCCGCGATGCCGCTCATCACCGCCGTCACCAGGCTTTGCATGCTGACGGTCGCAACACCGGTGTCGTCACTGGACCGGTTGACCGCGGCATCTACGATGGGATGTCCGTTCCCGTCGCGTACCCTGGCGGTCAGTTGCAAGGTCTCGCCAACAGACGACAACATCGCCGACGGTGGTACAATCTCGATACGACTCTCGGACTGCATGATCGTAACC
Proteins encoded in this window:
- a CDS encoding GTPase Era, yielding MESTGQMAGHMAGAAGDGSHRAGFVALVGKPNVGKSTLMNALLQHRLSIVTPRPQTTRQRVLGILTKDDCQVLFLDTPGLLEPGYRLQEYMLQSAVHTLHDSDAAVAIVDATRFERDLDDRVAGFLEQSRGPVILAINKIDRTSRTSLLPMIDRAAGRFPFTEIVPVSALKGDGLEPLLSAVIRALPAGPALYPADMLTDQPERFFVGEIIREHLFLALHEELPYASAVIVEDFTDRPNGTAFIQAGIIIERDSQKGIIIGKNGRMLKRIGSSARKAIVEFLDRPVYLDLRVKVRPSWRKKEQELRRLGYTRR